The Solanum lycopersicum chromosome 2, SLM_r2.1 DNA window GTGGGGTTGGGGAgcgtgtgcgtgcgtgcgtgtgcgtgtgtgcgtgcgtgtgtgcgtgcgtgcgtcTACATCAATACTATATAAGCTTGGTAAACAGTTaaagagtttaaaatatttatttaatacatgTTTAGGGGTTTGGAGAAAACCTCGTAAAGTATATGGGTCTACTTTGACATTCGAGTCAAATGTAGAATCTCTTAGGTTATTCTGTTTTTATATAAAGCACAATTTCGAGAAGTGTATCAAAGTTCAGGGCAAATTAGATTTTAACAAACTTTGTACCAACTTAGAAACTCTACTCCCTTTGCCCCgcctataaataataatttagcaACTCCTCTCGTTCAGTCATTCTCAATGCAACTCAACATATGACGGCGAGAAATTAGGGCATCTTCCACAATgaaaaggtaattttttttatggtgaTGGtgtaattcaatttcaacataaATCCTCTTCTTAGATTCTTCACAACAAAATCGTCGATTTATTGTAAGTGCActttacttttttgttttcGAAATAACTCTCATCAGCTAGCACTAGTTTGATGTCAACCTTCAGAAGTATTTATCAAATTGGTTAAATCTAAAAGAATAACATACTCTTTATTTAATACAATCCCACTATACATGTCgatatacatatttattcaCCGATTACATATATGTCATCCAGAAAACCTGATCTATTTTAAAATTGCtaaaattgatatattcatATATCATGTTTATGCGGAGATAAGTGTATCAAAGTTCAGGGCAAAATAGATTTTAACAGACTTTTTACCAACTTAGAAACCCTACTCCCTTTGCCCCgcctataaataataatttagtagtTCCTCTCGTCCAGTCATTCTCAATGCAACTCAACATATGGCGGCGAGAAATTGAAGGGCATTCGCCACAATGAAGAGGTCATTTTTTTATGATGGCGATGGtgtaattcaatttcaacatgaATCCTCTTCTTAGATTCTTCACAACCAAATCGTCAATTTATTGTAAGTTCActttacttttttgttttcGAAATAACTTTCATCAGCTAGCACTAGTTTGATGTCAACCTTCAAAAGTATTTATCAAATtgattaaatctaaaaaaataacatactcTTTATTTAATACGATCCCACTATACATGTCGATACACATATATATTCACCGATTATATATCAGTCATCCAGAGAACCTaatctattttaaatttctaaaattgatatattcatGTGGTGGGGTAAATTCCAAAGTGTTTGTATCGTTTGCATGAATCCTGGAGCAAAGTTGTGAAAGGGAATATAGTTCAAACATCTACTTACTATAGTATAAACTTAAAACTGATATGAATATTCTTATTGCACTAGTCACATTCCATCAGAACTCTTACTCCTAAACAGTAAAATAGTGTAACATGAATCCATTGCCTGCAATTCTCAATAATCAAATTCCAAAGAAACCCCCATGGCAAAGGGATCAAAAGAGGAAGAAGTTAATTTCAAAGCGTATTGAAGGTATATCTGATCTTCAAATGAAAGATTGCTGAGCTGCAGTTTGTGTGAAGTGAAAAATGGGGAGATTATTTTTGGTGGATCTTGAAGGTAAAACTTACAATTGCAAATTCTGCAAAACCCAACTTGGTCTGGCTGATGATCTTGTTTCAAAGGTAcaattttcccccttttttttattttttggttcttttttgTGGTTAAATTACTAGACAAGTGATACACATTTTGGAAAACCTTGGCTAGCTCATACAAATCTttgacttcttcttcttctttctaatTTGAAAGGAACATTTTTATTCAAGTATTAGACAATAAAACAAggtttattttgatatttaagtCCCACTTGTACATCGCAGTTACCTTGTTGGAACAAGATGAGGCTTTTTGTACATGGTGAACGTCTCACCATTGAAATACTGCATATAATCAACAAGATGGATCTGCAAAAGCAAAAGAGGTTTTTTGTACATGGTGAACGTCTCGCCATTGAAAACCTGCATATAATCAACGAGATGGATCTGCAAAAGCAAAAGAGTAAAACTGAGAGAAACAAAGACTCTCTATTGTAGTACTGAAACAACATTTATTTATGTCACATCACGATTGctaaaaatcataaaacacAGTTGGAAGCTGCTAATTCCACAACTTTTTACATTTAAAGGGGGCAtcaatgaatattgaggggcgACGGGGACTAAAAAGTGCAGTTCTTGACATCAATCAAACAAATGGGGTTCTTGCCATATAACCCAAGAAGCACAATTGCTTGCTATTACAACGTCATGATCTCTGCAAAATAAGCTCACTACTAACACATGCTAGAGAATATTGGTGCACAGGGAACCCCTCCGGAATATCTCAACACTGTAATCATTGGCTCCAAATGCAAGCCctgaaacaaaaataataaacgATGCAAGGATCAATATTCTGGTATGTCATcccaaaacataaacaaaaatgaACACTAAACAAGTAGATAAAGCACAAGTATCAATTAAGTACATCTCAGTCTCACACCAATACCAGATgctatattatttatttttgaaataggtAAATTGTATTCATCAGCATTAAGGATATATATGCTGGCCACCTCCAAAATTGAGCAATTACAAGCTTCCTATCAACTCTACAATCTGATCTACATCTTCTATACAAAGTAGTTTAAACCAGAGAAGTAGAGTTTCAATACAATTCCATTCTACTTTCATGTATGGAATTGGACCTATCTTCTATACCAGATGCTATATTATCAGTAGGACACCTTTCTTCGCCCTAAAGGAATCTTATGGGAAAAACAATGCAACAGTGTATTACATTggaaaaagaggaaaagaagCACAAAAAGTATTGCTGACAATACCAAATACAAGTAGCAGCACAAAACTAGGCAAATTATAAGAAGTAGAAAAAAAGGAggcacaaatcaaaagaaatagtATAACCCAACAAGGATCTAACTGACTACATGCTCATTCATTTAGGGTAGGGACAGCCAAGAGCTAAGCAAACAGGTTTAATATTTGGACAGAGAATCTCGGTGCCAAAAGATCCATGTCTCGAGAGGATAATACTCCTCTGTTTACTCAGCAAATACTCACAACCTCCGTACTACTGGTCAGCGCCTATTTCCTCCAAAAGTAGTCctgctttttaaaatttaaatttaaagacAAAGCATTTGCTTCCAGCACTTCTCACTTTCAATTTAGAAACGCTTATTTTTCACATCATTTTCAGCCTTAAAAAGCAACAAACCTGTGCCTTGCTGTGCTCGCTTTCAATGACACTTGTAGGGAATATCCCTTTTATCCCTTAAATGAACCAATTTGGATTTCCTTTGTCATGGAACCAATTATTAGTTCAATCTCTTTTCCCTTGAATTGATTATCCTTTTTATTGCTAATTTCTGTTCCTAGTTCCTCCCTAATCTAATTTCTTGCGTTTATCCTATTTAGTTCTTAATTGTTATGTTTGAGGAATTAGTCCACGATATTACTAGGAACAAACCCCAATTTCAATCCTACAAGATCAACAACAGATCTCAGATAAAGCAATTTGAAGTTTCACCTTCAAGCTTCACCCGAGCTCCACGTGTTTGCCacaatttcttccaaatttcaGCTAGAGTTTCGATGTTACAAACACAATACAATCAGTTTTCAAACTCAATCAGCACACAAAATTTCAAACTCAACTGCGTCAGTTCAAAGCTCTCTCGGCCAATAATGGTGGATTCAATTTTCATCCAAGCCTAATCCAAATGGACTCATATGCGAAATCAGGAGCTCCTTACAAGCATAGGAACTAACCCCAGGCAAGCAAATTGATTGAACCTTGACAAAATCAATTGAACCTACCTAATCTTCTTTGCCAAGTCaggttcacatattttttatcGAACCCAGTTCAAACATGCATCAATTGACTTGAAACCTCAAATTCAGACTCGAAAATCAATTTTCAACCGCCTCGGACGACACCCACTTGAATTGGACCAATATCTTCAAAGACCTTTCAGATTTGAAATGCTCTGAACACGGTCCGTCAATGGTAAATTGCAGATTTCAAAAACAGAACCAGTAATTAAGTCCAGATTTGGGTCTTCAAATCATCCAAACTTTCTTAGATTAGCAAACCTCAGGTACCAGCAGTGAAGCACAAAGAGAAGTAGTGAAGAACAACATGAGTTTgatattcatatttgtattaaactcctaaaccctaaaccctaaatcctaaaccctcaAACAGTGAAGTGCAATATGAACCAAAAAGAATAAACACAGATTTTTTGTTTCGGAAgtttgataaaaatcaaatactTAATGTGTGTAAGAACAAACACTAATCCAAACTCTGATACCAAGATGATACAAACTCAAATGTAAAAGCAATAAAATAGAACAAGACAATTATAAACACGATAGTATAAAAGGGTTAATACAAGAAATTAGATCAGGGAGGAACAGAAATTAACAGAAATATACAAGGGATATTCCCTATACACTCACCAATGGGAGTATCATCCTCATTCATAAAAATCTAGACTATACAGAATTAAGTCATTGACCATAAACTATGCAACTATCTATAGTAGCTACTAATGCTTATTACAGAAATGGCCAAATGGGCTGtgatcataaatatataaactgACCTTCATTCTTGATCTATTATAGCCCTTTACCTTGATATCATCTTATAAGGGTTCCAAATTGAGAGTACTAGACAGAGAGGTATCAGAAGGTAAAAAGATTTAACATTGGAAGTCTCCTCAGCATCTTTGAGACCTTGAAAAGTCTTCTTCGAGATGTTGACGAAACCAAGAGCTCTCTCAAGTTCCTAATCATTCAAGAATCAGAAGTAATATTCCATCCTTGATCCCCAAACTGTATCAGCAGCCAAGGAATTCTAGTAGTCTGCTATATTCCAAACCCCAAACCCATAAGGACTGTTGACAATTCTTGAGCACCAATGTCCATCCCGATCATACTTGTGACAGATGACCCTTCTCCACAAGGAATTAACTTCCAGGTTATACCTCCATAGCAACATAGGATACATGTATCAGCTTATATCCATTCTGCTCAATTTAGGCGCTTGCCCGGTAGGCAGATCCCAACAAACTCAAAAGTCCAGTTGGGCTAGTTTCCTTGGCCGATCAACCTACTAAAACTTCCTCCTTTATCCACATTTAAAATTCACAAACTCACATAGGTAGAGTTCATCGCCAACTCCACCAGCGAAATAAATTTCTGTTAGCATATATACTGTTGTATCTTGAGGGATTAGATTAATTggagttataattttttcattggcTAGCAAAGTTATTGCAGACATGTGAGCTACTAGGTCATATGCCAGATTAAGACAGACTAAATTGGGTTCTCTACTTACCAAACAACTAAAAACTTCGATGGGAGAAGAAGAAATAAGTTGGTTTTGGTTTAGACCCAAATAATATGGAAAAGACAACAAGTCacctttctcaaaaaaaaaaagatacggAAAAGACAAGTGTTGAACATTGTTATGTCAATATGGTGCAGTTCGTGAATGACAAATCAAGAGTAACGACAATCAGCAACCATAAATATACAGTACtagtgtcaaaaaaaaaaaatacaagtaaacTGTACGCATACGTTTTCTGTGTTCGACATCTCCACCAAACACTTCATAAATCTAAATGTATCATAAATTTGAGTGCTTATGTGAGTCAAACACTTCGACATTCACCACTATCTGAAACTCTTGCCTTATAAgagtataatataatacactTCCTTGATTCAGCCACTAAACAAGCCACCTCTACTAACCTTTACTCTTTATCCAGGTTAAGACCAGGAAACTCGCACAGGTTAAATATTCGTCGCGAACTCCACCAGCAAAACGATTCAAGAAATTGTCCATCAGCAAACATACTGTTGTATTTTGAAGGATTTGGCCAACTGAACTTGTTAACTTTTGTTCAAGTAACTATCATCATCAAAAAAACTTTATTCAAGTAACTATAAAGGGGGGAAACTAAACATAACGAACTTCCTGGTCAAAGACATCCTTCAATTTGGCTAGTAAACCTATTATAGACGTGTGACAAATGTGTGTTAATAGGTTATTTGTCAGACTAAGTCAATCTGATTATTATGAATTGAGTTTTCTGCTTCCTAAGTAACTAGAAACAAACAAAGTAGAAAACTCAATTCATAATTCCAGTCGATTTCAAATCTCCAGTTTAGAAGGAGCAATCGTGACATAAGTtgaaaaaatacacaaaaaaaccTAATTTGATCATTTggctttttttaattattaaaattcagACTAAAAAAAAAGGTGATGCCTATTACATCGCCAATTCTACGTCAGCCCTCACCTTGGTCACCTTTTTGATCTCGCCACGCCTCGCCTGAAATAGGTGAAAACCCATCGCCTCGCCTCTTGCCATTGGCGAAGAGGCGCTCACCTTTCTAAACATTGGGTAGGCTATAAACGCAAGTTTTTAGCTATTCTTCGGCTATTATTTACTACACTTCAATTGGATTTGAGCTAATTTATTATCAATTTATACTCATTACGCTTGTTTTGTTGTGTAGGGTGTGTCCTTGAGATAACCAATGAGTGTGGAGCTAAAATAAGTGATTTGGAACTTCAAAGTAAGAAAATTAATCAAGACCAAATTTGGGGTTCAAGTTGGATGTGAATAAAGCAGTGTGAACAAAAACGAATCAAATCGGAAGAAGTGGGAAAAGGAAATCAATTTGCTGATGAGCATTTGAAAAGTCTCCAAGAAAATGGGAAATATTGCAATTAATACACCAAAGTTTGCAATTATTGCACCAAATATCATGTGATTGAAGTGAAAGGATGGATAAAGAGAAGCAAAATCAACCACCGTCTCTCTCCGTGTTAGCTGCGCATTTGGAGCATCAGGTGCGTGTCCGTGAAACGTATTTACAAGATTGATTTTTTATACTTCATTCAATTAAGGGTGTTTTCGTCCGGGACCTTTTGGGACGTGTTATAAATGGATCCTAAACATGCTTTAGAGAGGACTTTTGACCAGTATCTAGAGAGGCGAGCGGCTCATCGCCAATGGCAAGAGGCGAGGCGAGGTGACGGGTTTTTGCCTATTTCAGGTGAGGTGTGGCGAGATAAAAAAGGCGAGCCAAGGCGAGGTCTGACGTGGAATTGGCGATGCAATAGGCCTTGCCTTTTTTTTAAGTCAGaaacttaataattaaaaagcCCAATGATCAAATTAGGgttttttgggtattttttcAACTTATGTCACGACTGCTCATTCTCAACAGGAGACTTGAAATTGACTGGAATTAGAGTTGCTTCTGCGATTGGAAACTTGAAGTCGACTGTCGCGACTGCTCCTCTTCCCATCGCGTCTCTTTTCCTCCTTCATCACACGACTTGAAATCAACCCCTCGAAGGTAACTGCTTATCGCACTACTGTTGCGATTGctcctctcttctttttcttcttttcaattcttctttttgagttctcttcttcttcagcgttcttctcttcttttttcgtTTCTTCTCATCAGAGTAGCTTGCTGCCTTCACTGTCTGCTTTTTCACTGCATACTGCCTTCACTGAAACACAGCAGTGATGAAGCCTTTTCAGCCAATTGAGTTTACAGGAAGGATATTAAAGGCCGGATAATGAGCAATCCACATCTATGGAGAAAAGTTTGGAAAAAGTATGGCACCAACCAAAGTATACTGCTTTACTTGTCTGGTGGCTAGGAGGGTCTTGTTTTAACACATGAAGTTCTCCAGAAAATGAGTACCAGATGTCTCTAGATGTCATCTATGCAAAGAAATAGGGGAAACAAACAGCCATTTGTTTGTCCATTGCAGATTCACAGCTCAGATTTGGACAATTTTCTTTAACCTCACAAAGGTTGAGTGGACCGTGCCAGAGCATACCTCAGATCTACTGAGCTCTTGGATTAGAAGGGGAGGAAGTAGGAGGCAGAAGAATTGGTGGAGAATTATCCCTTCCTCTATTTGGTGGTCTGTGGAGGGAAAAGAATGGGCGGTTTTTGATGGGTCCATTTGGTTCAAAAAGAGAAATGGAATTGTATTATATCTTTCTACTTTTGGTGTAAAGAACAATGTATAAAAGAAGTAGATCAACTTGTAGAATGACTAGGAGCTCtgtaactattttttttctcttttgcttTCTTACTATTTTTGTAGGTCTCCAGCATTGATAATGCTGAGGAATACAACAATACCAGTTCcacaaaacaaacaaacaaaaagatagaaaaattttgttttggtttACACTAAAAGTCTAAAACAAATATGGAAAAGACAATGTTGAACATATTTTATGACAACATGCAGTTAATGAATTGACAACGTCAccagtaaaaaaattaaagacaatTACCAATAATATAtgctacaattttttttaataaggaGTGATCTAAGAAGTGTTCAAGCAATCATCTATAATACATATACGTAAAACCTACACTTGGATTCTTACTGTCTCTCACCATCATGAAACATTTCATAAATCTTAATGCATCATAAATTTGAAGGATTACATGAGTCAAAAACTTACACATTCACCATTATTTGACACTCTTACGTTGTGTTTGTATAATGTGGTACCCTACTTTGTTTCAACTACTAGGCAATTGTTCGCCCCCCTCCCCCATTTGGTGCTTACCTAATGCAGTCGAGTTCACGATCATTTATGGTTACATACCAGTGTAGTCAAAGGCACGCTTCAGCCTTGAAGCGAAGTTCAAAATGTGTTGAGCGCTTCGCGTCGATTTATGTGCGCTTCAGTGTCATCATTGAGTTTATAAGGCAAACTTTCCTTCCCAATGAGCCTACTTTGAAGAAGTGACACTtaacaattgatatttcactttatcatttaaaaaatatcaatttatttgGTCAAACATTTGTCATTCATGCTTCTAATTATTAGCCTTGGACTAAACatatatgtttgtatttttctcCCTTTGCTCCTCTTTTCATTAAAGCCCACGCTTTATTTGGGGTTTGCACTTAAAGCCCCCCATGGACCTTAGAGGTTTTTTGCGCTTTTTGCCTTTGATAACACTGTTACATAAACTACCTTTTCCTCTCTCTAGTCATCAGCTTTTACATTAAAACCATAATTTTTTCACAACCAAACAGGCATCAGCCTCATTTCCTCAAGGCATATGCCTATCAGTAGAGGTAAAAAGTTCATTCTTCTTTtaacttgtttttctttttcttgtagaATGGCCAGATCCATCTAAAGGACTCATAACCAAGGAATATGCAATTCTAGACCATTGTAGATCGACTTAACAAGTCGGCACATTTCTTAGTGTTAAAGTTGACAGACACAGCGTCACAGTATGGCAAATTGTACTTGAAGGAGACAATTGCTATTATTTAATCACGTATTATAATCCCCACATTATCATTCAAGTACAAATTGTTCACAAACCAAACAACCTCCAGTACGGAAAAGCTCTTGCTCTATTGAGTTTAAGGTGGGGCATGCttaagttcaattttttaattctgGTTGGAAAGgaattaattttattcttttgtgtCGTTAAAAACGAGGGAACCTTTGTTAATCAAACAAAATCTAATGAACAATTGAGAGACTGCCaaagaattcaaatttaattaacgACAGGAAGGCAACTGAAGTTCAATAACCAGCACAACGACAAGATTAACGACCACGCTACTTCAAGATATAATATAGGAAAAACTATTAGTTCATATAGAGAACGGTCAGATACCCAAGATTTTCGATGCCATTAATTGGCTCGAGAAGCTGCAGTTGATGTTGCTGTGTCTCCTGTTCCACCGGAAATTGCTGCAATGCCTGCGCATTACCACCATCAATTGGTGCTGCTGCAATAGTTGGAGTCCCTTTCCCTTCCACTAACCGCCACATATACCATGCCCCTGCAGATCTATATGGCTTCCATTTGTCACATAATTGCTCCATCTGCGACGGCCTTGGCAGTTCCTCCAGTCCATACAGCAATTGCACACCTTTCCTGACCCCCAAGTCACTAACAGGCAAAATATCTGGTCTATGAAGTGAAAAGATCATGAACATATGCACTGACCAAGAACCAATACCCTTCACCATTGAAAGCATGGCAAACAATGACCTATCATCCATCTTTACAAGAGTTTCATCAGACAAAATCCCACTTTTATACTTGTTTGCCAAGTCATGGAGATAACTAGCCTTCCGCCCTGAGATTCCTACTTGCTTGAGCTGTTGAGGAGATAGAGCGAGGACAATGTCAGGGCAAACAGCGTCCTCTCCTCCACAAAGGGACACAAAGCGAGTGTAGATTGAGGTGCCTGCTTTATAAGCTAGTTGCTGATAAAGAATGCTCTTGCTAAGAGCTAAAAACGCAGAATGGTGCAACTCGAATTGGGGGGAAGGAAGTGTATCTATTAAGGAAACAAGAAGAGGGTCCACAGAACGTAGATGCTGCAGTGCATTGTCAATCTCTCCATCAGCTGATAAGGGCTTGATGATTTGGGGCGAAACCCTTGATGATTTCGGTGCAGTCTTCCGACGATTCTTCGTTACGGTAATCGCTCCGCTGGTTGCAGTGGATGCTGATGGTACGGCGGTTTCCGGGGTTTTCCCATTGGAGGATGGGGTGGAAGAGAGTTTTCGGATTTTCTGTGGTCGAATTGGGATTTTGGAAGGGTTAGAGGGGTTTGGTGGAAGATCAACTGGAGAGTTCGATACAAGGGTGGAATCAGAAGAAGTGGGTAGAGGTTGAGGTGGAGTTTGCGTCTGTTCACTCATGAGCGCTAACAATGGCCACGAAAAATTCGCTAATATTTTCCGGCGGTTTTGTAGGAGGAATAATTGGAAGTTTCCGGTGGCAATCAACGGCGGCGGCCCGAAGAGTAGCTGAAGACGACGATAAGTTGTGTGGTCTCGTAATATTGAGGTGAAATAATCAAAATGTCCCCTTATGGCAAAtgcttttttaaataaaataaaataaaatcgtctttctttccatttgttagacctttaattattttttaattaaaagtatctttttcaaaaaaaaacgaaattacaaaatgttatatataatttataaagttttaattAAATCGTTAATATTAACTTAACAATCTATATGTGGATATTATTAAGGCTAATTCGTAAATAATTTAATCGAACTAAATTTATTCGTCTTAGTTGAAaatgaattcataaaaaatacatatgttatgaaatgttataaaaataaactcatagcaaaaagggtctgatatacccctcaactttgtcatttagagctgatatacccctcgttataaaagtggctcatatatgcccttaccgttatacaaacggctcacatatacccctggcGTTAcaaaaatggctcacatatacccttcatttaacggaaattaaaaaattagttttaaatgtatatttgttacttctaatttttttaaaaaaattatttagtggtatatatgattcttttatcaaagttcaaggcatattttaattttttttcatacataaattattttgtgacttcttttattataattatttgagtttcttattcttattttgttttttctttcattccttagtttcaagagaaaaaaatttaaactattttttttgtgtgtattgtaatttagtttcgtattcgaagaaaaaaattggtcGTCTATactaagttttacaagaatattagtgaaacataaaaaaatttgattatcaaaataataattataaattagtcattaaaacaaaaaaaagtaaattttatattttttactcatatgggattatattttttagaaaaacataataaaaatttagattaaaattatttttttttcatttccgttagaggaaaaagatatatgtgagccatttctttacaagtaggggtatatatgagccacttttataacgaggggtatatcagctctaaatgacaaagttgaggggtatatcagacccttttcccataTAAGTATAAAGAGAAGTAGATAAAAGAAGAgtcattttcttcttattcaagtgtgttatataaaag harbors:
- the LOC101266297 gene encoding alkylbase DNA glycosidase-like protein mag2; protein product: MSEQTQTPPQPLPTSSDSTLVSNSPVDLPPNPSNPSKIPIRPQKIRKLSSTPSSNGKTPETAVPSASTATSGAITVTKNRRKTAPKSSRVSPQIIKPLSADGEIDNALQHLRSVDPLLVSLIDTLPSPQFELHHSAFLALSKSILYQQLAYKAGTSIYTRFVSLCGGEDAVCPDIVLALSPQQLKQVGISGRKASYLHDLANKYKSGILSDETLVKMDDRSLFAMLSMVKGIGSWSVHMFMIFSLHRPDILPVSDLGVRKGVQLLYGLEELPRPSQMEQLCDKWKPYRSAGAWYMWRLVEGKGTPTIAAAPIDGGNAQALQQFPVEQETQQHQLQLLEPINGIENLGACIWSQ